Part of the Sorghum bicolor cultivar BTx623 chromosome 1, Sorghum_bicolor_NCBIv3, whole genome shotgun sequence genome, CTAGATATCTGTCGGTGTTTTGCTTCGGGAAATGGTGTTCCTCCGGCGCCATGGTGTCAAATCTGGCGGTTTTCGTGCTAGCTAGTTGGGAGCGGTGACCGGTGATGAGGTCCATTCGGGATGTCGTGCTTGGGTCACGGCAGTGCTTGGCGTCTTGGTTGACGGCGTCCGTCCATGCAGCTAGCTTGTTCGCAGGCCCGTCGGATGGGGGTGTGCAGGCAGTGCACAGGCCAGGGGCCCATGACCATGGGGGCCCATGAATATACCCATGTATACTACAGCGCTTGCTTCCTGGCATGATGCGAGTACCTGTACCTGACCCTTCCGGTTCCGGCCTTCCAATTCCTGATTCCCGCGTGACCCTTGACCCTTCCAATTCCTGATCTTCTTTCCTTTATGGCTTTGCGGTGACGGCGTGCTCGGCTGGCGTCCGGGCGTCGGCGGCATCGCTCGAAGAATCACGGTTGGTGCAACCTCGTCGGCTCGCCTCATCAGCGTGCTGCAGCCCGGCGGTCAACACAACAAGCACTCAGCAGGTTCAGGTTTGCGTCGTGACTTTATTTCCATTGATCTTCTAGTTTTCTTTTGATCCATGATCCTGCCCTGCCCTTTGGCCTCAATTGAATCCTACCTCTCTTTGTCTTGATATTTTATCAACTATCAATATGGTGAGCAAAAAGTTACAATCTCCGATTGTGTGCTTGGATGCTACTCTAAAACAGATTCAAGGGGTCATATCATATTTTCAGAACTATAGAGAGACAGGCTTCAGTGCTAGCATTGAGACTGCAAAATCTATTGCATCTAGTATGGATGTAGAGCCAACATTTCCTACAAAACGTCAAGGTAAAAGAAAGAAGCATTTTGATGAACAAAATGACGAAACTGAAGAATTACAACGTTCAGCTATATATTCCTTCAAAGATGAGTACTTCCTAGTTATTGTTGATCATGCAATTACTTCATTGACTAGTCGATTTGATCAGCTAAAGAAATTTGAAGAAGTATTTGGTTTCTTATTCAACTCAGAAAATCTGAAGTCCTTGGATGATAGTGAGCTACAAAAGTGCTGCACaacttttgtaaaaaaattttctCATAACAGTAAGTCTGATGTTCAGTTAGATGATTTGTTCTCTGAACTGAAGATGTTGCAAGTATCTTTGCCAGACAATTTGATGTCAGCATTTGAGATTCTTAAATTTGTTAAAGCAGCAGATTGCTATCCGAATGTCTCTATTGCATATCGGATTCTCTTAACGATTCCTGTGACAGTAGCATCAGCTGAAAGAAGCTTCTCTAAATTGAAGCTATTGAAAAATTGTTTGAGGTCAACTATGCTACAAGAAAGATTAAATGGCTTGGCTATGTGCAGCATTGAGAAGGATATTTTGGATAAAATTGATCTTGATATTGTTATTGAAGattttgcatcaagaaatgCCCGAAGGCGGTTTTTTAAAAAGCACTGAAGCACTATATTTGAGGTaaccataataattattttaccaTTCTTTTAGCTTCTTCGATGTAATGATATTTTCTTATGAACTAAATATATGCTGAAAGTTTTGTCTTATTAATAGTATTATATATTTCAGTCATTATATTAAAACGTTAGATTGTCAGGCCCTTAGTGTCTTGCTTGCACAAGGGCCCTAAAATTTGTTGAGACGGCCCTGCTTGTTCGCATCTCATCCTCGCAAGGCTGATGTTGGGCCTTCTCTTCTCATCGGTAGCTGGATGGGGTGGTATACATGTGGTGCTAACAATTTTCTGAGATAATAATGGGTCGACATTGTTGACGCCCTCTCATGACCTCGACTTGTCcgttggtataaatataaaatcACTGTTCACCAATAATGGGTCGACACCCATCACATCACATCTAAAAATGGGTCGACACTGCTCTAGATTTACTTTTCACCAATAAATCTAAAATCCCTCATTATTAATAGTTTTAGTCTTAAAACCTGTTTGGTTGGGCTTCCTGAGATATTTTAGATCTTAGCTTTGAAACCTTCTAAAATCCAAAAAGCTCCTAGAAGCCAAAAATCACAAGCTCCTCAAAGTGAGCTTTTGGACTTTTGGCTCGTGGAAGCTTTTTAGCTTTTAGAAGGTCTTGAAACTTAGTTTCAAAAGCTCCCGAGAAACTGAAACAAAAATGGCCTGGTTGGTGAAAGTTCATGGTGATAATCAAGGTAACAACAAATGACTATAAATGATGATAATATTAGATCATCAACGGTTCATTTACATAAACCATTATTTGTGATAATCCCGTTACCACCAATGGTTTAGCACAGAAATCATTTGTGTTAATGTAATCCTTATAGGAATTCTTTGTGATAACTGTCTTACCATAAATATAATGGTTCCATACACAAAATCTTTTGTGATAGTTTTCTTATTATAGACGGTTCAGTACACAAACCATTTGTGATAGAACCATTATTATCATAAACGGATCAGTACACAAACGGTTTGTGATAATGACTTTATCACAAATGGTTTGTTTACAAAGTTGGGGCAGTGTTCGTATCATGAGCTGGTTGTCATGTTTATTTCACAATATTAATTTCAAATGATCTTCCACTATCAAGTTATTCTCTTGTAAAAAATTGGACTTTGCTTCTAATTCTCCATGTACTTGTACTTCCCAGGTTATATATGGATTCCCTATATGTGCAACAGATTGTCAGGAAACGATCCATTGCCTCTTTGGGAACTTCCTTATCATGTTGTCCTTTGATGAGCGATTCAACTCATATTTTCCCTAGACTATTGTCACAACCTAATTTTTCCATTTTTGGATGTGATTACTAAAATAAATGATTTAACCAATTTCATAAAAAATTAAGATTTACTTAATTTTTTTCAATTCAAAGATTTACTTAATTTTttgttcaccctgaaaacaaaaaaacttttcaagattttccgtcacatcgaatcttgcggtacatgcatggagcattaaatatagatgaaaacaaaaactaattgcacagtttatctgtaaatcacgagatgaatcttttaggcctaattactccatgattgaacaatgtttgtcaaataaaaataaaatgctacagtgtcaaaatctaaaaaaaactcgggactaaacaaggcctagttcccaaaaattttcaagattccccgtcaaatcaaatctttatacgcatgcataaagcattaaatatagacgaaaataaaaactaattgcatagtttatctgtaatttgtgagatgaatcttttgagcctagttactccataattaaacaataattgtcacatacaaacgaaagtgctacagtagccaaaaccgaaaattttcgcgaactgaacaaggcctgaaaAAAGGTGGCTTATAAATTTTACAAGTTAATATGATATGTCTGCTTGCATGCATCCACACCCATGCATTAGTTATGTTGTGTGAAAAATAAATTTCTAAAAATCGATTAAGCCAGGTTTGCTTTTACAGGAAAATAAAAGGTTTCAAAATTATGTTAGAAAACTAGTTTAAAAACTTCGCTCAAGTTTGActttaaaaatatttaaaatgtaTTTCAAAATGTGTTTTACAAATATGTTTACAAAAGGGGTTTTGAATTTTCAAAATAGTTTTAAAACATATTCAAAAAATCTCAAAATATATTCAAATTTTAGCTTAAGAAAGTTTCACAAATTCTTTGATTTGGCTTTCAAAAGTttgtttttaaatttttttataaaagtgTGTTTTCAAAATCATGTTGTAAAAGTTTGTGAGTCCTGAATTTAAATAGTTTCAAAATGATTTGGAAAAGTGGTGAAgacataaataaaagaaaaaacaattcTACTTCCTCCCCGTTTTATTCTTACTTTCGGGCCGTTCGACCGGCCGAACAGCCTGCGGCCCTTTTCCGTTTCGCCCACATGCTGCGCAAGCGCCAGCCCAGCAGGCACCGTGAGCGCCAGCCCGCACGGCTCCTCGGGCCCATCACCCGCCCATGACCTCGGCCCATCAGCAAGCAGCGCGGAGCAGCCCCGCACCCGCGCCAGTGCCGCTGCCTGATGGGGCCCACAAGCAGGCAAGTAGCAGCGGGACCGCCGGAACGAACCGAAGCCGACCAGGCAACCAGCGCCCGATTGATTTGAGCGAGGAATCCGCCGCCGCCTCTCTGTGTGAATCCGCGAGGACCGCCACCGTCACCTTGTTTCTGCCGCAAACAACCGCACCGGCAGTCTCGTCGTCGTCGAATTCCGGCCGGTGCCGTAAAGCTGCCCGGCCCGCGCGCGTCCAGCCGGAGTTCCGCCGGCGTGCCGGTGTGGCCTCCGCCTTTCTGCTGTGGAAGAACGATCCCGACGCCCAGGTGAGGAACAAGTCGTTCCAGCCGCCCATTCTCCACCGTGCCACTCACAGCCGCGCCGTCGTCGACGGTTCCCCCTGCGCATGCATTCACGCATCTCCGCGCCGCCACCCACCGTTTGAGCTGCAACGCTGCTGCCGCACCGCCCCCGGCCCTCCATCGCGCACTCTCTAATGTACGTGTCGCTCGTGCGCTATTCCGCAGCCAAGTCGCTCCTTCTGTGTGTGCACTACCGCAATACCCTCGGACGACGCCACGTCGCTGGTAGCCGATCGATGCGGCGGACGTCGCTGCTGGTGTCTGTTGTGTTCTGTCCCGTTGAGAGTGCCTGGTACGAGGACGACAACGTACATTTTGCCGCACAGAGAGCACTATAACCCGTGATGACCAAGATATCCATAGTATAAATTAATACTAACAATAAATAACAATGTCTTACTAAACCTGTCAcgtcaaaaaaaaatgaaatacaCCTTGGTATAATTTTTTGTTTCGTTGCAggcacataaatatagatataagTATATCATAACTTTAATTTTCCATAATACCCATGTGTTTCTATAACTCAATATCAACCCTTGTAGCTTTTTTGATGCATCATATCAACCTCTATAATTTTTTTCAATGTGTCAAGGATTTGTCTGTCCATGAGTGATTGAGAACTCTCTTAAATTTTTAAATGGCAATCCTCGTTAGAAATTACATAAATACATTTGTATAGATTTCATTAGATAATAATCTGTGAAGTTTTCAGTTTATGAAATATTACTTGTGCCACAAAACTGGTTTGgcatttttatgatttttctataattttggcaaATTTCGCAATATCTAGGTTTTTatagaaaaagagaaaaataaaagaaaaaaaaaataaaggctTGCATGGGCTTGGTCCAACCAATAACAAAGCTGGCCCAACTGCAAGCATTCAACCCAAGTCGAAAAAGAAGCCCACCAGGAGAGGCTCACTTAGATCGAGACATTTTGCACTAGGAACCctaatatattttaaaaactaTTAAGGCCTTTTCACCTTTTTTGTCTCTAGTATCTTTACATCTAAGTTTTCGATTTATGAAATATTTAGTTGTGCCGTAAAACTGGATTGATATTTTTATGATTTTCTATGATTTTGGTGAATTTtgcaatatctctatttttatagaaaaaagaggaaaatgaaagaaaagaaaagaaacactTGCATGGGCTTGGTCCGACCCACAATAAAGTCGGCCCAACTGCAAGGATTCAACTCAGGTCGAAAAAGAAGCCCAGCATGAGAGGACCGCTCAGATATAGACATTTTACATTAGAAACCTGATATATTTCAAAAAGTATTAAGGCCCTTCCACCTTTTTTCTCTCTAGTATCTTTACATCTGGAATCCCATAGTTCTTTATGTTCTCTTATCTACTCCTATTATGTTGGCAACGAGACCCATAACGAGTCGGGCCAGATTGGGAGAGCAAGAGGTAGAAGAAAGGAAGAGGCGGAAGAAAAAATACGAtggaaattttgcctctttattatTACATCGTCTTCAATAACAACACAAAAAATACAAGACTGAGTTGTGATTTAGATAGTGCTTCAATacttatttttagtcttctccaacaacaggaCCCAAAAAAGAATCATTTCTATAAAATGGTTTCCAGAAGAGAGAATACTCATATTTAGGTCATCCCTCTCATGCCACAGAAAATAGATCTCCTATgtaggtactctgttggaggctttAGGCTGTTGGATACCCAttttagatttagaacttacaTAGAGATAGTCTTAGGTATAGATTAGCCCCAAAATAGGCTTCTATTATCATGTTTTTGTCATATTGACGAGTGCTCTATGTGCCATTGTATTCTCTCTTTAATCTTTTCTCTAATCTTTTTTTCTTCTGAGCCAAAGTTTAAGTTTTCTAATGAATAGTCATATGCATCGATTGATGCATAAGTTAAGATATCAATATATTcctttttctaatttttttttctccaaTCACACAACATTACAACACGCAAGAAATTCACCTAGTTAGTTAAATGGTTGCCCCCCACCCCACCCATCATGTCAACTGAGGGCGTTATGTATTTATGACTCGGTCCTTTGATCAAGCCTTCGATCAAATCTAACACCTTTGTGGTTCCATACCAAGTCTTCTCTTTGTCTCATAAAATATGCCAATTCATATACTGTCAGTGAGTTACTCTGTTATGAGTCATAGAGCGTCCTCCCTTCACAAAGGCACTATGTGTCGGAGAAATGACATTGAGAAGGTATGTTTCACTCCACCGAAGAGTAGCTTTGAAGTACATACATATAGCCACCAATGCATGTCCAACTTGTACGTGCGGTTAAACTATCTGTCGattgtaataaaaaaaataatcaaCTTGGCCCGTCTAGCTCAGTCGGTAGAGCGCAAGGCTCTTAACCTTGTGGTCGTGGGTTCGAGCCCCACGGTGGGCGTTGTTGCTAAGTTTTTTATCATTATCATCAAATTTTTGAACAGTAGTTCGCCATTCAGGCCTTCAGCGTATATTTTTTATCAGCAAATTTTCTGAACTGTTTGCCATTCAGGCCTTCAGCGTATAGCCTGAGGGCTGAGTCAAATTGTGACATTTTTCTTTTAGCAAATGCAGTTACAAAATAAACTGTAGGGATTTGCATCCCTCCAGGAATTattattaaaaaagaaaaaaacagttACAAAATAACGGTTACAGTTTTTCTTCTTTtagtcaaattttaagttctctccaATCACACAGCAACATGCAAGAACTTTTTCTCTTCGCCATTAAATGATTGCCCCGCATCATGGCAACTGAGGCCATATTATGTTGTTATGACTCGGTCTTTTGATCGAGCCTTGGATCAACTAACACCTTTGTGGTTCCATACCAAGTCTTCTCTTTGGCTCATGAAACATGCCAATTCATATACTATCAGAGAGTTACTCTGCTATGAGTCGTAGAGTGTCCTCCCTCCATAAAGGCACTATGTGACGGGGAAATGACATTGAGAAGGTATGTTTCAGTTCGCTGACAGTAGGAAGATGATTCATACATGCGAATATCAGCTGATTGTAATTGAAAATAACCAACTTGGCCCGTCTAGCTCAGTCGGTAGAGCGCAAGGCTCTTAACCTTGTGGTCGTGGGTTCGAGCCCCACGGTGGGCGTTTTTTTTCTGAACTTTCGCTATTCAGGCCTTCAGCGTATCTTTTATCAGCAATTTTTCTGAACTGTTTGCCATTTCGCTATTCAGGCCTTCAAATTTTTTGAACAGTTCGCTATTCAGGCCTTCAGTGTATTTTTTTATCAGCAATTTTTCTGAACTGTTTGCCATTTCGCTATTCAGGCCTTCAGCGTGTTTTTTATCAGCAATTTTTCTGAACTGTTTGCCATTCAGGCCTTCAGCgcatcaaaattttttgaacagTTCACTATTCAGACCTTCAGCGTAATTTTTTATTAGCAAATTTTCTGAGTGCGAAGTTACAAAGTCCACAGCTTGGCACAACCTTGTTTCTTTACCGAGAGAAGTTCCAAACACAAGGACACAAGTCCCTTTGACATCACCATTCACCACCAAATTAAGAAACTCACCATACAAATTTCGCCAGCCCTCCTACCTGAACTAGCTAGACCAAGTTTTCGCCTTTTTAACTAGAACAGGGGTGCCGGCCTCTACTTCATGCCATCTATAATCTTGTCTTGCCCATTATTTTGCCTTAGCAGATGGGCAACCCGACGCCTTTAGGCATCGGTTGCGCGAAATTAACCAAACTTACACAAACATAAAAACTGTTACAACGTACAACAAAAGACCTATCGGTACGGTACAACATCTCCTTCTCAGGTACATTACCATTTGCACTGCTAGCTGTTTCCATTCCTTCTGGTTTACTTGTTTCCTGCAGCGTTCTGCCTGGCTGCTACCAGCTACACATCCTTGCGTGGGTTCAGTAACTGACGACGATGAGCAGGCCGATGGCGGTGACGATGATGGTTGACGGCAAGCCGAAGCGGAGGTGGCTCCAGAAGGTGAGATTGTACCCGAAGAACTGTGCCCGCCGCGCCTGCTCGCAGACGATCAGGTTCGCGGCTGAGCCCAAGAGTGTCAGGTTGCCGGCCACCGTGCTGACCCATGCTAGAATGAGCCAGGCTTTCTTCTGTGATTCTGGTGAGATTGCAGCTGCTGATGCTGCCACTCTTGAACCCAGCAGCAGAACTGAAACGAAAGTTTCAGACATGTTAGGATAAATAAACTCTAAGACTAAAGTGTCGCAACAAGTAAAAAGAACCACGAGATATTCAGCAGTAACATTTGAAAACAGATTAAAGGTAACCATCGTGTCAGGAGTAATACCAGTTGGAACATTTGAGGCGACATTTGAAAGAACAAGAATCACAACCGCGAGAAGCGCCGTGCCTTTGGCACTGTCGATTCTCGAGTGCGGTTCGACCAGCTCCCAGAGCGCATTGGGTATGCCAGTCCTGTTGAAGCCGTCGACCGTTATGAACATCCCacagaagaagatcaacaaagAGTATGACACCTGCAGCGCCgcaaatcatcatcatcagtcTATCATGATGCATGGCTAAAAGAAAAttggcaatatatatatatgatgatcTAGTaggcagcacagtgacagtaccTTCTCCAGGCAAGCCTGTGCGTCAGTGAAATCAAGTGCGAGGAGGACGAGAGCAGCAGTGATGGCAGACCAGGACATGTTGAGTCCCATGAGAAGCGCGACGAGCATCCCAAGTGTGGTGAGATACACGGCACTCTTCCACACGAGCACCTTCCATCTCTTCTCCTTGACGTCGTCGCCGTCCTTGCCCTTCTGGCCATCGTCGGCGTCAGCCTCGGGCGCGTCCTCGATGATGACGCTGCGCTGGTGGCTGGTGGTCCTGGTGATCTTCCTGggcccgacgccgccgccgccgccgtcgtcgcgcCTGTCGCAGACGGTGGACACCTCCACCATCTCCTGCGACATGCTGGAGGCGCGCATGGACCTGATGGCCACCTGGATGTCGCCCTCGGAGTTGTAGCTCCGGCTCCTCATGCTCATCGTGTCGGCCCTGTTGAGGCTGTCGGTCCGGCGAATGGGCTCGCTGATGCAGTCGACGTCCACGCCGCCGTTGACGGAGGAGGCGTGCGACATCCTTGCCGGCGTGAACCTGTGCGAGGTGACCTCTTCGTCGGCCACGACCTCAGGCCCCCTCTCGGCGGCGCCGCCCTCCTGGTCCTTCTCCGGCACGGAGAGGTACCTCCAGAAGTAGCAGAGCAGGATGCAGGTGTTTGTGACGACGCCGACGATCATGGCCGGGAAGACGCCGACGAGGAACTGTCCGAAGGTGATGCCGCTCTGCACGGCGATGACGAGGTTctgcgggttgccgatgggcGTGGCGGAGGAGCCGATGTTGGAGCTGGACGCCAGGGCCAGCAGGAACGGCTGCGGGGGCAGGTTGTTCTGCCTGGCCAGCTTGAGGATGAACTCGGTGAGCACGACGCAGCAGGTGTCGTTGGTGAAGAGCGCGCTGGCGACGGCGGACACGAGGCAGACGCGGAAGAGCAGGTCCTTGCTTCCCCGGCTCCGCCACGCCAGCGCGCTGCCGAGGTACTTGAACATGTCGGCGCGCTCGAGGAAGATGCTGACGACCATGGTGCCGAAGAGGAGGCCGAGGATCGGGAGGTCGATGGCCTTGTAGGCCTCCTCGGGGGTCATGACGCGGAAGAGCACCATGAGCATGGCGCCCAGGAGGGAGCCCGCGGTGCGGCCCACGGGCATGAAGGGCACCGACGGGAAGACGGCCAGCACCCAGAAGATGGTGAAGGCGATGCATCCCAGCACAACCTTGTCCGTGCTCGCAAGCGCCATGATGGTCGAGGTCGAACCGGCCAGCCGGCGGCAAGACGTACGGCGGCGCGCGGCGATGAAGACGACTTGGCTAATGCCGATCCGCGTGATCCGGGACGAGGGGCCTAGCTTTCTCCTGGCTGCTGCGCCTAGCTAGATCCTGCAAAACCGGAGCACACAGAGAAGCATCGtcgtcaacaacaacaacaactaggtGTTAAAATGGTAATCGAACCACGGCAGGGACGGGAATGAAGTGACTGATATTTGGCGCAGCGCAACCGAGCCGGGGAATATGCGTCCTTGCGCGGGCCACAAGCTTATTAGCGACTGGCGGCTGGGACGTACTGCAACCTATCTAGCCGCGAGAACCAATGGCCACCAGTAGCTAGTAACTGTCACCTCCGGCTAGATTAGATATGCACTGCTGTGCAGTGCTGCTACCTCGCCGTGAGCAGTGCAGCGTGTACGCAGCGACGATGCAGGCATGCATGCAGAAGCAGATGATGAATCATCCAGAAATAGCTAGGCCACGGCCACTTGGGATGCAAGTGCTCACCTCGCGGTTTACCCCGCGCGGCTGTGTTTGCTGGCGCTGATGGATCGATATTACTACCTGTCTCCTCCAGGTTTGGGGGGGACTTGGGACGGGTATTTATTGCTGGTCCGGCGCTGTGTCCCCGGCCGAGAAATCATAGACCTGACATCAGCAGCGTCAACGGAGGACGGCTGGGCTTGTTGGTGAGGTTGCTTATTGGGCCCGTCTGGTtttttttcctcaaaaaaaTTGGCTCGTGTGGTTTCGTGTGGCGAGGTGAAAAGTCAAGGGCACTatattttggccttgtttagttaaaaaaaattgtaaaattttttagatttcaccaaacatcgaatcttgtggcacatgtataaaacattaaatatagataaaagaaataactaattgcacagtttacctataatttgcaaaacaaatcttttgaacctagttagtccatgattgaataatatttgtcaaatacaaacgaaagtgtcatAGTGTTCATTTTggtaaaaaatttggaactaaacaaggccttttgacgctatatatagagagagagagactagagagtacCGTAACCTTGTGAATAACCTATGTCACTCATGCCATATGTACGTTACCTATTTGCTTGTACCAATTCCATCACGAATTAGTAAAAAAGTTACTGTGACCCAACAACTATCACAATTACACTCACTCAACCTTCTATGATATGTGTATCCAGCTCCTCTAATttgtctcatcctcactttttaTCAGTGTATTGGCTGCTAAGGAAGCATCCGTGCACCGATGGTACGGTTTGGTTTGATTTGGtttggttttatttttttaactcAAGACTGAGCATAATTTCACCACGTAAGGGGTTTGTTTGTTGAAAGAGATTGTTTTCTACGATTTCTTTACTTACTTAAACATTAAGCGACTCATCTTTCGCAGTCAATAAATATCAGTCTGAAGCATATATATACCCTCTTGCAGATAAGATCACTCTGGTTGGTTCAAAACTTCAGCAGTACAGTGGTACCTGTTATCAGATTGTATAGACTTATATATTAGGTTTCGTGAACATCTACTCTGAAAATAACTTGTTTTAGCATCAGAGAAATGTCATTTGTTTGCAACCCTAGAGAGAGTACCATAATCTTCTGAATAACCTTGTGTTACGCATGTCACATGTCACCTATTGGCTTCTACAAATCCATCATGAACCCAAGTTATTGTGATCCAACAACTACCACACTTGAACTCACTCAACCTTCTATCAATGGGACCATATATGTCCGGCTCTTTTGTCCCATCTTTACTCTTCATCAGTGTGATAATAACTGTTAAGGAAGCATCCATACATATATGGTCGGTTTTGGTTAGACTTCCAACTCAAGATTAAGGACTTCACTTCATGCGCAGTTTGATGAAAGAGATTATTCGATCTAGAGTATTTCCTATAGAAGATTATTATCTTCTGGTGCAAACGAACTATGTGACTTCAATAATATCAGAGGATAAGAGAGTTTCGTACATGAAAATTTATATTTTGGTACATCACTCCCTGAAAAGTAACTTTTTTTAGCTGCAGATAAATGTCATTTGCTtggaacccaagaaaaatataatAAACTTGTAATAACCCTATCTTAATATATTACTAACGAGGCCTATTCGAGAACGCGTACGAAAAGTTTGTTTAGATTTACCAAAAGGTTGCTTAGATTTATGAAAAGTTTGTTTGGATTTATGAAAGTGTTGCTTAGATTTACAAAGCTGAGTAGTTTTGATTAAGGTTTTATATGTAACCTTATTATTTCTATGGATTCATCATGTACTCCGAATTAATGTGCACAATGCTACTCACTCAATTGTACATATATAGAAGAGGACCAGAGACCAGAGATCCAAGGTAAAGTTTATTTTGTCCTTGAGAGCATCTGCCCTCACTCTTCCACCTATTAGATTCGCTTtaagaagtgtgcaaacacgcatctcaatgcgaaactgctttgagatgtgtgtttgcatacttctcaaagcgaatctAATGGTTGGGAGAGTGAGGGCATGTGCCCTTAAGGGCAAAAGAGATCCAACTACTCTGCCCAGTCTTCAGTACATGTCATTAGTTGTGTTAAGGAAGCATCCATGCATCCATCCATGTGTATCAAGTGTGTATAGCAACTCTCTCGTGCTTAGTGGCCTCAAGTACACACACATACATACGACGACAAACGACAAACGAGGTGGCCACGGTACGGATATCATGGCATTGTGTTGACTTGGGTTGAGTGGAGTCGTCCCTTTGGTTCATGTGACAAAAAGCAAGTGCCTTTACACATATCCTCGATCGATCAGTGGGAGGGGGTTGACAATGAAGAAATACATCCTAAAAGAGGTGGCTGGGGCTATGATTCAGTTGTACAGCTTGCTAAAATCCTGCTCCTCATTGCAGAGACATGCATTTCGTGCTGAACATAGGGTGTTtgctgccaaaaaaaaaaaggggaagTTGTCGCTTCTGTGGAAGTGAAAAGCTTTCCATGGACCAATTATCGCCTGCTAGATCCACCAGTTCTGCAGATCGAATGAAGCTAGTGCTCCTTCCAACAATGAAGAACAGAGTGTTTGTGTTGTGGCAACCACGTAGGCCGCCAATACCATAACATGCAAAACAGCAGAGGATAAGGGTCTGACTGTGTACGTACAACCAGCAGCACATCGCCTGTGATGATGTTCTGGTTCCAACGCAACGCACTAGTAGTAGGGTGAAAAAGAGCACGTTC contains:
- the LOC8071382 gene encoding putative transporter arsB, which translates into the protein MALASTDKVVLGCIAFTIFWVLAVFPSVPFMPVGRTAGSLLGAMLMVLFRVMTPEEAYKAIDLPILGLLFGTMVVSIFLERADMFKYLGSALAWRSRGSKDLLFRVCLVSAVASALFTNDTCCVVLTEFILKLARQNNLPPQPFLLALASSSNIGSSATPIGNPQNLVIAVQSGITFGQFLVGVFPAMIVGVVTNTCILLCYFWRYLSVPEKDQEGGAAERGPEVVADEEVTSHRFTPARMSHASSVNGGVDVDCISEPIRRTDSLNRADTMSMRSRSYNSEGDIQVAIRSMRASSMSQEMVEVSTVCDRRDDGGGGGVGPRKITRTTSHQRSVIIEDAPEADADDGQKGKDGDDVKEKRWKVLVWKSAVYLTTLGMLVALLMGLNMSWSAITAALVLLALDFTDAQACLEKVSYSLLIFFCGMFITVDGFNRTGIPNALWELVEPHSRIDSAKGTALLAVVILVLSNVASNVPTVLLLGSRVAASAAAISPESQKKAWLILAWVSTVAGNLTLLGSAANLIVCEQARRAQFFGYNLTFWSHLRFGLPSTIIVTAIGLLIVVSY